In Sphingobacterium thalpophilum, a genomic segment contains:
- a CDS encoding sugar phosphate isomerase/epimerase, whose translation MTTIKGPAIFLAQFIGDEAPFNSLDSICQWAAELGYKGIQLPTLDARFIDLEKAALDKSYALDLKAKVQSFGLEITELSTHLQGQLVAVNPSFDDLFDAFAPQHLHGNPQARQQWAIQQLKYAVQASHNLGLKALATFSGAFLWPFIYPWPQRPANLIETGFAELAKLWLPILDECDLYDVDLCYELHPGEDLHDGATFDLFLENVNYHKRANILYDPSHFVLQCLDYLQFIDIYHERIKMFHVKDAEFNRSGRQGVYGGFQSWQSRAGRFRSIGDGQVDFKAIFTKLTQYDYQGWAVLEWECAFKNAEDGAREGALHIKDYIIRVTDKAFDNFAAVETNDSLNRKLLGL comes from the coding sequence ATGACAACAATTAAAGGTCCTGCTATCTTTCTCGCACAGTTTATCGGCGATGAAGCTCCATTTAACTCCTTGGACTCAATCTGCCAGTGGGCTGCAGAGCTTGGCTATAAGGGAATACAACTACCAACCTTAGATGCCCGTTTTATCGATCTAGAAAAAGCAGCGCTCGATAAAAGCTATGCACTTGATCTAAAAGCTAAAGTACAATCTTTTGGATTGGAGATCACCGAACTTTCAACCCATCTCCAAGGGCAATTAGTGGCTGTAAATCCAAGTTTCGATGATCTATTTGATGCCTTTGCGCCACAGCATTTACATGGTAATCCTCAAGCACGACAACAGTGGGCGATCCAGCAATTAAAATATGCCGTACAAGCTTCCCACAACCTCGGACTTAAAGCGCTAGCAACCTTTAGTGGAGCTTTTCTATGGCCATTTATATACCCTTGGCCACAAAGACCAGCTAATCTGATCGAAACAGGTTTTGCTGAACTTGCAAAATTATGGTTACCAATTCTCGATGAATGTGACTTGTACGATGTCGACCTATGTTATGAATTACACCCCGGAGAAGATCTCCATGACGGTGCTACTTTTGACTTATTTCTCGAAAATGTAAATTACCACAAGCGGGCAAACATTCTCTATGATCCCTCCCATTTTGTCCTTCAATGTCTTGACTACCTTCAATTCATCGACATTTACCATGAGCGAATTAAAATGTTTCATGTTAAAGATGCTGAGTTCAATCGTTCTGGTCGTCAGGGCGTCTATGGTGGCTTCCAAAGCTGGCAGTCAAGAGCCGGTCGTTTCAGATCAATTGGTGATGGACAAGTGGATTTCAAAGCCATATTTACCAAACTCACACAATATGATTATCAAGGCTGGGCAGTACTGGAATGGGAATGTGCATTCAAAAATGCTGAAGATGGTGCACGGGAAGGCGCGCTGCATATTAAAGACTATATTATCCGTGTTACTGATAAGGCATTCGATAATTTTGCTGCCGTCGAAACCAATGATAGCCTTAACCGTAAACTATTGGGTTTGTAA
- a CDS encoding helix-turn-helix domain-containing protein: MNKLQSLREKLNLTQEELAQKSSISVRTIQRIEAGQPPKGYTLRALAQALHVDESEFSAYDMPAESENLTWIKIINLSSLPFSILPPLNVLVPIAIMLLKKQHSYKVRQLISIQIVSTLIAVLLMLVIFMLNDWLGVKSNVKLLIPLCWILMNIIVILRNAIGLNKGENARILPDISIL, from the coding sequence ATGAATAAATTACAATCATTACGTGAGAAACTCAATTTAACCCAAGAGGAACTAGCACAAAAATCAAGTATTTCAGTAAGAACAATTCAGCGGATTGAAGCGGGGCAGCCACCAAAGGGCTACACCCTTCGTGCACTTGCACAGGCATTGCATGTGGACGAATCGGAGTTTTCTGCATATGATATGCCTGCTGAATCCGAAAATCTCACATGGATCAAGATTATCAATCTTTCTTCCTTACCCTTTTCTATATTGCCTCCATTAAATGTTTTGGTGCCCATTGCAATCATGCTGTTAAAAAAACAGCATTCGTATAAGGTTCGTCAGTTAATCTCAATACAAATCGTATCTACCTTAATCGCGGTGTTACTGATGCTTGTTATTTTTATGCTCAACGATTGGCTAGGTGTTAAAAGCAATGTGAAATTGCTTATTCCGCTATGTTGGATTCTTATGAATATTATCGTTATACTGCGAAATGCGATCGGATTAAATAAAGGTGAGAATGCACGGATTTTGCCCGATATTAGTATTTTATAG
- a CDS encoding LytTR family DNA-binding domain-containing protein: protein MIEKYSCIIIDDEPLGIELITDFVEQVPFLELKKTFSKPLEAMAFLQENPIDIVFSDIEMPRLTGLDLLETLAQKPYFIFITAHRHFAIDGFEKGAVDYLIKPIRFERFLKAANRVKEQISPLNNLNTKPIKTERIFIKSENKFIKIVLTDILYIEAQGNYLNIVMHTSAHQTLSTLKAMEEILHNTSFFRIHRAFIVNTDSIQSLNGNIVQLSNGKTIPIASNKKDLLYALLGLN, encoded by the coding sequence ATGATTGAAAAATATAGTTGCATCATCATCGATGATGAACCTTTAGGCATTGAACTTATTACGGATTTCGTCGAACAAGTACCTTTTTTGGAATTAAAAAAGACCTTCAGTAAGCCACTGGAGGCAATGGCTTTTCTGCAGGAAAATCCGATCGATATTGTATTTAGCGATATTGAGATGCCCCGCTTAACTGGTTTAGATCTGTTGGAAACGCTGGCCCAAAAACCTTACTTTATTTTTATAACTGCCCATCGACATTTCGCCATTGACGGATTTGAAAAAGGTGCCGTAGATTACCTCATTAAACCCATTCGATTTGAACGCTTTTTGAAAGCTGCAAATAGAGTAAAAGAACAAATATCCCCCCTTAACAATCTAAATACCAAACCAATAAAAACAGAACGAATTTTTATAAAAAGTGAAAATAAATTTATAAAGATTGTGCTTACTGATATTCTATACATTGAAGCTCAGGGAAACTATTTGAATATTGTCATGCATACCAGTGCACATCAAACCCTATCTACCCTTAAGGCGATGGAAGAAATTTTACATAACACCAGTTTCTTTCGAATTCATAGAGCATTCATTGTCAATACAGATAGCATACAATCGCTAAATGGAAATATAGTCCAGCTTTCAAATGGAAAAACTATCCCCATTGCGAGCAATAAAAAAGATCTCTTATATGCGCTTTTAGGATTAAATTAG
- a CDS encoding retropepsin-like aspartic protease: protein MKTHYQKRKSHMALATFVIFLSLFTMTNVFPQNRIPLIKASSEKVRIKDGTYCHVDWKLDPKANPDVYFVNIPTKESTVVFKTDQEELTVMTKPGAMYDFIVLLNGTDSCHIRINAQLPPDLPVLDQNDPFPMPIPFRLIGSRIFLNGTINKKNVAIQFDLGAGTGVVNRNNSKQLDLSFSSFTTVSNTDGVNSERTSLGNQLRIGSMVWKNVSMTEVGNMKSFEDLIIGNSFFRNHIIEIDYDKMELVIHRDLPTKAKEYTKLPIFYEQNRPKFKAAFRHNQRQFDFWFLFDTGRDGTMLLGEDFTSIGHNWDDLEPLTMISNRKIIRLNASIAGVEFKDIVTNAADPAKPNGRPSLFGNQILNHFNVILDNQEGFLYLKPNGRIKEPYSNYEGYLNQMSQSIQKN from the coding sequence ATGAAAACACACTATCAAAAAAGGAAAAGCCATATGGCCTTGGCTACCTTTGTTATTTTTCTTTCTCTTTTTACGATGACGAACGTCTTTCCACAAAATAGGATACCTTTGATCAAAGCTTCATCTGAGAAAGTCCGTATTAAAGACGGCACCTATTGCCATGTCGACTGGAAATTAGATCCTAAAGCAAACCCTGATGTCTATTTCGTGAATATTCCAACGAAAGAAAGCACAGTCGTTTTTAAAACAGATCAGGAGGAATTAACTGTTATGACTAAACCCGGAGCGATGTATGATTTTATAGTACTATTGAATGGGACGGATTCTTGTCACATTCGTATAAATGCTCAACTACCACCTGATCTACCTGTATTGGATCAAAATGATCCGTTTCCTATGCCAATACCTTTTCGTCTTATTGGCTCAAGGATTTTCCTGAATGGAACAATTAACAAGAAAAATGTCGCGATACAGTTTGATTTAGGAGCAGGAACAGGTGTTGTCAATAGAAATAACTCAAAGCAGCTGGATTTATCATTTTCATCGTTTACGACAGTTTCGAATACCGACGGGGTCAATAGCGAGCGGACAAGCCTAGGTAATCAATTGCGTATTGGGTCTATGGTCTGGAAAAATGTGTCAATGACAGAGGTCGGTAATATGAAGTCCTTTGAAGATCTTATTATAGGTAACAGTTTCTTTCGAAATCACATTATTGAAATCGATTATGACAAAATGGAATTGGTAATTCATCGCGATCTCCCCACCAAAGCAAAGGAGTATACAAAGCTTCCGATATTTTACGAACAAAATCGACCAAAGTTTAAAGCTGCTTTTAGACATAATCAACGACAATTTGATTTTTGGTTCCTTTTTGATACAGGCCGTGATGGCACGATGTTGTTAGGTGAAGATTTTACCAGTATAGGTCACAATTGGGACGATCTAGAGCCACTTACCATGATCAGTAACCGGAAGATTATCCGTTTGAATGCTTCAATAGCTGGTGTTGAATTTAAAGATATTGTGACGAATGCCGCTGATCCGGCCAAGCCTAATGGTAGACCAAGTTTATTCGGAAATCAGATTCTGAACCATTTTAATGTCATTTTGGATAATCAGGAAGGATTTCTTTATCTGAAACCAAATGGTAGGATCAAGGAACCTTATTCAAACTATGAGGGATATTTGAACCAGATGTCTCAGTCAATACAGAAAAATTAA
- a CDS encoding sensor histidine kinase, with protein sequence MKQSRLNQYITKADTFFRKQDFDTFYTTNVRILLHFGMWFTFTLLLFSNYYYVTGISSNQSIFLSTRVLLSSLVVFYLFFYLVIPYARNLNLWILPLLTAPVCIFIWLFINNLFYVLAYKYGFDISNLYPLMGKEKDFIPNLWSVFSFKAVLLNALSVIYSLSPFFFTKILIDIRRINKDRMRILEQKSKLLLENISVEKAFLKAQLNPHFLFNTLNNLYRLTLKKDDTAPEVVLNLSEIMGYTLYDSDAEYVSLAKELDFIENYFSLEKMRYPKSYQIELNIEGRAHAHALTIAPLLTFTLIENAFKYGLKNEEASYVILTIHISKDQVTFKIKNDKDVFNTVKTPSFTGIGIKNLQKRLQLIYPNQSDLHIIDSSNEFSVALNIALQHD encoded by the coding sequence ATGAAACAATCTCGACTTAATCAATACATCACTAAAGCAGATACATTTTTCAGGAAGCAGGATTTCGATACTTTTTATACAACGAATGTACGTATCCTACTTCATTTTGGAATGTGGTTTACATTTACCCTGCTCCTGTTCAGCAACTACTATTATGTAACTGGAATATCCTCAAACCAGTCAATATTTTTGTCAACGCGTGTTTTATTGTCTTCTCTTGTTGTCTTTTATCTATTTTTCTACTTGGTTATCCCTTACGCGAGGAACTTAAATTTATGGATATTACCTCTCTTAACTGCGCCAGTATGTATTTTTATTTGGTTATTTATCAATAATTTGTTTTATGTGCTAGCTTACAAATATGGTTTTGATATTTCCAATTTGTATCCATTAATGGGCAAGGAAAAGGACTTCATTCCCAACCTGTGGTCCGTATTCAGCTTTAAAGCAGTGCTATTAAATGCATTGTCGGTTATCTATTCATTGTCACCTTTTTTCTTTACCAAAATATTAATCGACATCAGAAGAATAAATAAAGACCGAATGCGAATCCTAGAGCAGAAGTCAAAATTATTATTGGAAAATATTAGCGTAGAGAAGGCATTTTTAAAAGCACAGCTCAATCCACATTTTTTATTCAACACGCTTAACAACCTCTATCGTTTGACGCTAAAAAAAGACGACACAGCGCCTGAGGTCGTATTAAATTTATCCGAAATTATGGGGTATACACTATACGATTCGGATGCAGAATACGTCTCCTTAGCTAAAGAGCTGGATTTTATAGAGAATTACTTTTCATTGGAAAAAATGCGTTACCCAAAATCATATCAGATTGAACTAAATATAGAGGGGCGAGCGCATGCTCACGCTTTAACGATTGCTCCGTTATTGACCTTCACCCTTATCGAAAATGCATTTAAATATGGGCTGAAAAACGAGGAAGCATCCTATGTCATACTTACTATTCACATCAGCAAAGATCAGGTCACCTTTAAAATAAAAAATGACAAAGATGTATTCAATACCGTGAAAACGCCTAGCTTTACGGGTATCGGTATTAAAAATTTACAAAAGCGTTTACAATTAATTTACCCAAACCAAAGCGACCTTCACATCATAGATAGCTCCAATGAATTTAGCGTTGCATTGAATATCGCATTACAACATGATTGA
- a CDS encoding YihY/virulence factor BrkB family protein: MDKRTKSRSKVKTYWRILKSTVSGFLNEDSMKYSASLSYYTVFSIGPILVLMIALAGIFYGEDAIEGKVFLELRGLVGSSAARQIQEVIQNLQLSGKSNLALLVSGITLILGATTVFGDIQNSINKIWHVRAKPKKGWLKLIQDRLLSSSLVIGLGFLLVVTLIVNGVILALTDQLQHYFPDITVMLMDGINFALSFGIIFLLFSVIFKALPDVNIHWRTVRAGALFTSILFVLGRYLIGVYLEHSATQDTYGAAGSFVLILLWVYYTAAILYFGAIYTREYATVMGIPIEPSQYAVHVETQEIERNVTEIPPAPLTLEEQTVTEEDANFPKEP, translated from the coding sequence ATGGATAAACGAACTAAAAGTAGAAGTAAGGTGAAAACCTATTGGCGAATTTTAAAAAGTACGGTCTCGGGATTTTTGAATGAGGATTCGATGAAGTATAGTGCTTCATTATCCTATTATACTGTTTTCTCTATTGGTCCAATATTGGTTTTAATGATTGCCTTAGCCGGAATTTTTTATGGTGAGGATGCAATTGAAGGGAAAGTATTCTTGGAACTCCGTGGATTGGTGGGAAGCAGTGCCGCAAGACAGATTCAAGAGGTTATTCAGAATTTGCAACTTTCTGGAAAATCAAACCTGGCATTGCTTGTCAGTGGTATTACATTGATTTTAGGAGCAACGACTGTTTTTGGGGATATACAGAATTCGATCAATAAGATTTGGCATGTAAGGGCGAAGCCGAAAAAAGGCTGGTTAAAATTGATACAGGATAGATTATTGTCTTCATCTTTGGTAATTGGATTGGGGTTCTTGTTAGTTGTTACATTGATTGTAAATGGTGTAATATTAGCATTGACAGATCAGCTACAGCATTATTTCCCGGACATAACGGTGATGTTAATGGATGGGATTAACTTTGCATTGTCCTTCGGAATTATATTCTTGTTATTTAGTGTCATATTTAAAGCGCTTCCGGATGTCAATATACATTGGCGGACAGTACGTGCGGGCGCCTTATTTACTTCAATTTTATTTGTATTGGGACGTTATTTAATTGGAGTCTACCTGGAGCATTCAGCAACCCAAGATACGTATGGAGCGGCAGGTTCATTTGTGCTGATCCTTCTCTGGGTCTATTACACAGCAGCCATTTTATATTTTGGTGCAATCTACACAAGGGAGTATGCCACTGTAATGGGAATCCCTATTGAACCCTCGCAATATGCCGTGCACGTTGAAACGCAGGAAATTGAGCGTAATGTAACCGAAATACCTCCAGCTCCTTTAACGCTTGAAGAGCAGACGGTTACCGAAGAGGATGCTAACTTTCCCAAGGAACCATAA
- a CDS encoding response regulator transcription factor, whose translation MIKIAITDDHPLLLEGLKNIINAHEDFEVVGMYSSATELFHRIATDMPLVLLLDINLPDANGIDLVKGLKESNKDLKIIAFSVHNEFAVINSILNEGANAYLQKNANGDEILAAISAVLVGRRYLCEKTQAILNKKVEMGLKQVPKLTRREKEVLTFVAQGMTTNQIADSLFISSHTVESHRKNLMEKFQTKSVTAAVKSAIEYGLIRET comes from the coding sequence ATGATAAAAATAGCGATTACAGACGATCACCCTTTGCTACTTGAGGGATTGAAAAACATTATAAATGCGCATGAGGATTTTGAAGTAGTGGGTATGTATTCCAGTGCAACTGAACTGTTCCATCGTATTGCCACTGATATGCCATTGGTATTGCTGCTCGATATCAATCTACCGGATGCTAACGGTATCGATTTGGTTAAAGGTCTGAAGGAAAGCAATAAGGATTTAAAAATTATTGCGTTTAGTGTCCACAATGAATTTGCAGTGATCAACAGCATTTTAAATGAGGGTGCCAATGCCTATTTACAGAAAAATGCAAATGGTGATGAAATACTTGCTGCCATTTCCGCTGTTCTTGTTGGAAGAAGATATCTCTGTGAAAAAACTCAGGCTATCTTGAACAAGAAGGTGGAAATGGGGCTTAAGCAAGTACCAAAATTGACACGTCGTGAGAAAGAAGTGCTTACTTTCGTAGCGCAAGGAATGACAACAAACCAAATTGCAGATTCATTGTTTATCAGTTCACATACGGTAGAAAGCCATCGCAAGAATCTAATGGAGAAATTTCAAACCAAAAGTGTTACTGCTGCAGTAAAATCGGCTATTGAATACGGATTAATTCGGGAAACCTAA
- a CDS encoding GMC oxidoreductase, with protein sequence MANNVYDAIVIGSGITGGWAAKELTERGLKTIMLERGRNIEHIKDYPSPNKDPWDFPHRGRVPLDRAQHYLPFGIKNQWMNEGNIDFWTNETESPYKEIKPFNWFRGYHVGGRSLMWGRQSYRWSDVDFEANSKDGHGVDWPVRYKDIAPWYSHVEKFAGISGNRDGIAVLPDGEFMPPMDMNIVEKDLAARLKSHYQGKRHFIIGRVANITVPHHGRVNCQYQNKCWLGCNFGAYFSTQSATLPAAVKTGKLTLRPFSIVKSIIYDRDTQKAKGVEIVDAETNQTYEYFAKIVFVCASTLNSTWVLMNSATDVWEGGLGSSSGELGHNLMDHMLNSGAGGRVEGFEDKYIFGRRANGLYVPRFANIAGDTKKRDYIRGFGYQGGASRGQWSGKVDNKSVGGAWKDAIAEPGSWGVGFTSFGEILPYHENKVLLDSSVKDKWGLPVLAIDAEIKDNERKIRVDASHEMKEMLESIGVKDVTTYDNGFSMGQGIHEMGTARMGNDPKTSVLNKFNQVWDAKNVFVTDGAFMTSSSCVNPSLTYMAFTARAVDFAVNELKKGNL encoded by the coding sequence ATGGCAAATAATGTTTATGATGCAATTGTCATCGGGTCTGGGATCACAGGTGGCTGGGCAGCCAAGGAACTAACGGAGCGTGGACTTAAAACCATCATGTTAGAAAGAGGACGCAATATTGAGCATATCAAAGATTACCCATCACCAAACAAAGATCCTTGGGATTTTCCGCATCGGGGTCGGGTGCCCTTGGATCGTGCCCAGCACTACTTACCTTTTGGAATTAAAAATCAATGGATGAACGAAGGGAACATCGACTTTTGGACTAATGAGACAGAAAGTCCATATAAGGAAATAAAACCCTTTAATTGGTTCCGGGGCTATCACGTTGGTGGGCGCTCGCTTATGTGGGGGCGGCAAAGCTATCGGTGGTCGGATGTTGATTTTGAAGCAAATAGCAAAGACGGGCATGGGGTTGACTGGCCCGTACGTTATAAAGATATAGCACCTTGGTATAGTCACGTTGAAAAATTTGCGGGTATTTCGGGTAATAGAGACGGTATAGCGGTGCTGCCCGATGGCGAATTTATGCCACCAATGGACATGAATATTGTGGAGAAAGATCTTGCTGCGCGATTGAAATCGCATTATCAGGGAAAACGACACTTTATAATTGGCCGGGTAGCCAACATAACAGTGCCCCACCATGGCCGTGTTAATTGCCAATACCAGAACAAATGTTGGCTGGGTTGCAATTTCGGCGCTTATTTTAGCACACAGTCTGCAACATTGCCTGCAGCAGTGAAGACAGGGAAACTTACCCTACGACCATTTTCCATTGTAAAAAGCATTATTTACGATCGGGATACACAGAAAGCTAAAGGAGTAGAAATTGTTGATGCGGAGACGAATCAAACCTACGAGTATTTTGCTAAAATTGTCTTTGTATGTGCTTCGACTTTAAATTCCACCTGGGTGTTAATGAATTCAGCTACCGATGTATGGGAAGGTGGTCTTGGGAGCAGCAGTGGTGAATTGGGACATAATCTGATGGATCACATGTTAAATAGTGGGGCTGGGGGAAGAGTTGAAGGATTTGAGGATAAATATATTTTTGGACGACGCGCCAATGGATTATATGTACCCCGATTTGCTAATATTGCTGGCGATACCAAGAAGAGAGATTACATACGTGGTTTTGGCTATCAAGGCGGAGCTTCAAGGGGACAATGGTCAGGTAAGGTCGATAATAAGAGCGTAGGCGGGGCTTGGAAAGATGCTATCGCCGAGCCCGGAAGCTGGGGAGTAGGTTTTACTTCATTTGGCGAAATACTTCCATATCACGAAAATAAAGTCCTATTGGATTCATCTGTAAAAGATAAGTGGGGCCTTCCTGTACTGGCTATAGATGCAGAGATTAAGGATAATGAGCGGAAAATACGGGTTGATGCAAGCCATGAAATGAAGGAAATGTTGGAATCTATCGGTGTCAAAGACGTAACAACCTACGACAACGGGTTTAGTATGGGACAGGGAATTCATGAAATGGGAACAGCACGGATGGGCAATGATCCGAAAACCTCGGTATTAAACAAATTTAATCAAGTATGGGATGCTAAAAATGTTTTTGTGACAGACGGGGCCTTTATGACTTCTTCTTCCTGTGTGAATCCATCGCTTACCTATATGGCATTTACAGCAAGAGCAGTAGATTTTGCTGTAAATGAGTTAAAAAAAGGGAATCTTTAA
- a CDS encoding Gfo/Idh/MocA family oxidoreductase — MRNTKLKMGMVGGGKNAFIGAVHRMAAGIDGQIELCCGALSADPLVARESAALLGLPKERSYGSYQEMIVEESKRSADDRMNFVSIVTPNFAHFEPAMMALEHGFHVVLEKPMTLTTEQAELLQQKVAETGLILCVTYTYSAYPMVKQARHLVKEGQLGSIRKIMVEYPQGWLSKMIENGLSLAFWRTDPEKSGKSGCMGDIGTHAAHLAEYISGLKITKMCADLQTFVTGRKLEDDGNILLGFENGATGVLSASQVAAGEENALKIRVYGELGGLEWNQQEANTLIFKQLDAPTQLFRAGQQYLSPIAKHNIRLPAGHPEGYIEAFANIYRNFAATLLTSMQGIEPREEDTDFPTVADGLRGMKFLETVIASGKSTQKWTDFIR, encoded by the coding sequence ATGCGCAATACAAAACTAAAAATGGGCATGGTCGGCGGTGGAAAAAATGCATTCATAGGGGCGGTACATCGTATGGCTGCTGGAATTGACGGTCAGATTGAATTATGTTGCGGAGCACTGAGCGCTGATCCCCTTGTCGCAAGAGAATCCGCCGCGCTTTTAGGGCTTCCGAAGGAAAGGAGCTATGGAAGTTACCAGGAAATGATTGTCGAGGAAAGTAAACGTTCGGCGGATGACCGCATGAACTTTGTCAGCATAGTCACGCCAAATTTTGCTCATTTTGAACCAGCAATGATGGCTCTGGAACATGGCTTCCATGTCGTGCTTGAAAAGCCGATGACTCTGACAACAGAACAGGCCGAATTGCTCCAACAAAAAGTAGCTGAAACAGGATTAATACTCTGTGTTACATACACCTACTCTGCCTATCCGATGGTAAAACAAGCTCGTCATCTTGTCAAAGAGGGCCAATTAGGTTCGATTAGAAAGATTATGGTCGAGTATCCGCAGGGTTGGCTCAGTAAGATGATCGAAAATGGTCTTTCTCTGGCCTTTTGGCGTACAGATCCCGAAAAGAGTGGAAAAAGTGGTTGTATGGGCGATATTGGAACACATGCTGCCCACCTCGCAGAATATATTTCAGGTTTAAAAATCACTAAAATGTGTGCCGACCTTCAAACATTTGTGACCGGAAGAAAACTTGAAGATGACGGCAACATATTACTTGGATTTGAAAATGGAGCCACAGGCGTACTATCGGCATCTCAAGTTGCTGCAGGTGAAGAAAATGCGTTAAAAATTAGAGTATATGGTGAACTTGGAGGATTGGAATGGAACCAGCAGGAGGCAAATACACTCATCTTTAAACAGCTCGATGCGCCGACCCAGCTATTTCGTGCAGGTCAACAATACCTTTCACCAATCGCCAAACATAACATCCGTCTACCGGCCGGTCACCCCGAAGGATATATAGAAGCATTTGCCAATATTTATAGAAATTTTGCAGCCACGCTATTGACATCTATGCAAGGTATAGAGCCGCGAGAAGAAGATACTGATTTTCCTACCGTAGCTGATGGTCTGCGTGGCATGAAGTTCCTAGAAACTGTGATTGCCTCGGGAAAATCAACACAAAAATGGACCGATTTTATTCGTTAG